A window of the Hippoglossus stenolepis isolate QCI-W04-F060 chromosome 8, HSTE1.2, whole genome shotgun sequence genome harbors these coding sequences:
- the galnt1 gene encoding polypeptide N-acetylgalactosaminyltransferase 1: MRRFAYCKVVLATSLVWVMLDMFILLYFSECNKCDDKKERGLPGRDHTLTRPRDGPGEGGKPVVIPKDNQEKMKEMFKINQFNLMASEMIALNRSLPDVRLEGCKNKLYPDNLPRTSVVIVFHNEAWSTLLRTVHSVIDRSPHSLLEEIVLVDDASERDFLKRPLEQYVRRLEVPVKVVRMDQRSGLIRARLKGASLSTGQVITFLDAHCECTMGWLEPLLARIKHDKKTVVCPIIDVISDDTFEYMAGSDMTYGGFNWKLNFRWYPVPQREMDRRKGDRTLPVRTPTMAGGLFSIDRDYFQEIGTYDAGMDIWGGENLEISFRIWQCGGTLEIVTCSHVGHVFRKATPYTFPGGTGQIINKNNRRLAEVWMDEFKNFFYIISPGVTKVDYGDITSRSALRQKLQCKPFSWYLENVYPDSQIPRHYYSLGEIRNVETNQCLDNMARKENEKVGIFNCHGMGGNQVFSYTANKEIRTDDLCLDVSKLNGPVMMLKCHHLKGNQLWEYDPVKLTLIHVNSNQCLDKASEEDSQVPSVKDCTHTRSQQWLLRNVTLPEVF; encoded by the exons ATGCGGAGGTTTGCCTACTGTAAGGTGGTTTTGGCCACCTCTCTGGTGTGGGTGATGCTGGACATGTTCATTCTGCTCTACTTCAGTGAGTGCAACAAGTGCGACGACAAGAAGGAGAGGGGACTGCCTGGGAGAGACC ACACTCTCACCAGGCCGCGAGATGGGCCCGGTGAAGGTGGGAAGCCTGTGGTAATCCCTAAGGACAACcaggagaagatgaaggagatgTTTAAGATTAACCAGTTCAACCTCATGGCCTCGGAGATGATTGCCCTCAATCGCTCACTGCCTGACGTCCGCCTGGAAGG gTGCAAGAACAAGTTATACCCCGATAATCTTCCACGTACCAGTGTGGTGATTGTATTTCACAATGAGGCGTGGAGCACGCTGCTGCGAACCGTCCACTCCGTCATCGACCGCTCTCCGCACTCACTGCTAGAGGAGATTGTCCTGGTGGACGATGCCAGTGAGAGGG ATTTCCTCAAGCGACCATTGGAACAGTATGTCAGAAGACTTGAAGTCCCTGTCAAAGTGGTGAGGATGGATCAGCGCTCTGGACTTATCCGTGCTCGTCTCAAAGGAGCGTCCCTCTCCACTGGccag GTTATAACCTTTCTGGATGCTCATTGTGAATGCACAATGGGGTGGCTGGAGCCTCTGCTCGCCCGTATCAAGCATGACAa GAAAACAGTGGTGTGCCCCATCATCGACGTGATCAGCGACGACACGTTCGAGTACATGGCAGGTTCCGACATGACGTACGGAGGCTTCAACTGGAAGCTCAACTTCCGCTGGTACCCTGTACCCCAGAGAGAGATGGACCGCCGCAAAGGAGACCGCACACTGCCTGTCAG GACTCCCACCATGGCAGGCGGCTTGTTCTCCATAGACCGAGATTATTTCCAGGAGATCGGCACGTATGACGCAGGCATGGACATCTGGGGTGGAGAGAACCTGGAAATCTCTTTCAGA ATCTGGCAGTGCGGTGGGACGCTAGAAATTGTCACATGCTCTCATGTGGGTCACGTGTTCAGAAAGGCGACGCCCTACACGTTTCCCGGGGGAACGGGACAGatcatcaacaaaaacaaccgGCGCCTGGCAGAAGTGTGGATGGATGAATTTAAGAACTTCTTCTATATCATCTCCCCTG gTGTGACCAAAGTGGACTACGGTGACATCACATCTCGCAGTGCTCTGAGACAAAAGCTCCAATGTAAACCATTCAGCTGGTACCTGGAGAACGTCTACCCCGACTCCCAGATCCCCAGACACTACTACTCCCTGggagag ATCCGAAACGTGGAGACCAACCAGTGCCTGGACAACATGGCCCGCAAGGAGAACGAGAAGGTCGGCATTTTCAACTGCCACGGCATGGGAGGCAaccag GTGTTTTCCTACACGGCCAATAAGGAGATCAGGACTGACGACTTGTGTTTAGACGTGTCCAAGCTCAACGGACCCGTCATGATGCTCAAGTGTCACCACCTCAAAGGCAACCAGCTCTGGGAGTACGACCCTGTG AAGCTGACTCTGATCCACGTCAACAGTAACCAGTGTCTGGACAAGGCCAGCGAGGAGGACAGCCAGGTGCCCAGCGTCAaagactgcacacacacacgctcccaACAGTGGCTGCTCCGCAACGTCACACTACCAGAGGTCTTctga